A genomic stretch from Natronomonas gomsonensis includes:
- the trmY gene encoding tRNA (pseudouridine(54)-N(1))-methyltransferase TrmY, whose translation MRQFVVVGHDAPTTPDFSLEDLPGAGRLDVLCRCVNSAFFLSHTLRENVRAHLVLADEYVVRFEGAELRRLNPDERSTAALIRGALEAREGAIGAMEANPSPGVYIGKGDFESTVRSVAEESTLVELHEDGRPVVDLDPPSDPVFVLSDHHDFTDAEAALLADVADERVSLGPEPLHADHAITVAHNYLDTDGFGIY comes from the coding sequence ATGCGCCAGTTCGTCGTCGTCGGCCACGACGCGCCAACGACCCCCGACTTCTCGCTTGAGGATTTGCCCGGTGCCGGCCGCCTCGACGTGTTGTGTCGGTGTGTCAACAGTGCGTTCTTCCTCTCACACACACTCCGCGAGAACGTCCGTGCTCATCTCGTCTTGGCCGACGAGTACGTCGTCCGCTTCGAGGGCGCGGAACTGCGGCGTCTCAACCCCGACGAGCGGTCGACGGCTGCCTTGATTCGCGGCGCGTTGGAGGCTCGTGAGGGCGCCATCGGTGCGATGGAGGCCAACCCCTCTCCCGGCGTCTACATCGGCAAGGGTGACTTCGAGTCGACCGTCCGCTCCGTCGCCGAGGAGAGCACGCTCGTCGAACTGCACGAGGACGGCCGGCCGGTCGTTGACCTTGACCCGCCAAGTGACCCAGTGTTCGTCCTTTCGGACCACCACGACTTCACCGACGCCGAAGCCGCGCTCCTCGCCGACGTGGCCGACGAACGCGTCTCACTCGGCCCGGAACCCCTCCACGCTGACCACGCCATCACGGTCGCACACAACTACCTCGACACCGACGGGTTCGGTATATATTGA